A window from Thermoplasmata archaeon encodes these proteins:
- the aceB gene encoding malate synthase A produces the protein MDRLVRAEGAPARIVAGAVPYDDELFPPAALQFLADLHRRFDARRRELLSQRGAFRDGIRAGRIPGFPEETREVRETHWRVPPPPIDLVDRRVEITGPPDRKMIINALNSGARVYMADFEDAHAPTWSGTIAGQHHLKDAVRRRITYRAADEREYVLHERIATLMVRPRGWHLDERHLTVDGRPISASLFDFGLFLFHNGAELLRRGTGPYYYLPKLEHYLEARLWNDVFLYAEGCLGLPNGAIRATVLIETLPAAFQMDEILFELRDHSAGLNCGRWDYLFSFIKQYRDDGRVRFPDRDRLTMDTPFLTAYSSLLVQTCHRRGAHAMGGMAAQIPIAHDPEANAEAIARVVADKEREVRAGHDGTWVAHPALVPIATEIFDREMPSPNQIGRAGPGRPIDARDLLTLPHGPITEEGVRRNTRVSFLYLESWLRGIGCVPIDHLMEDAATAEIARSELWYWIHHSERLDGGGAVDGALFRRYLAAEVADLRSAALRGADASSISRAAEILDRVVTSPELEEFITAVVYVALADPP, from the coding sequence CGACGCCCGCCGCCGGGAGCTGCTCTCCCAACGCGGCGCCTTTCGGGACGGGATCCGAGCCGGACGTATCCCCGGATTCCCCGAGGAGACGCGCGAGGTGCGCGAGACCCACTGGAGGGTGCCCCCGCCCCCTATAGATCTCGTCGATCGTCGAGTCGAGATCACCGGTCCTCCGGACCGCAAGATGATCATCAACGCGCTGAACTCCGGAGCTCGGGTCTACATGGCCGACTTCGAGGACGCGCACGCGCCGACCTGGAGCGGCACGATCGCCGGACAGCACCATTTGAAGGATGCCGTCCGCCGGCGCATCACCTATCGCGCTGCCGACGAACGGGAGTACGTGCTCCACGAACGCATCGCGACGTTGATGGTTCGACCTCGGGGCTGGCACCTGGACGAGCGGCACCTCACGGTCGACGGTCGGCCGATCTCGGCCAGCCTGTTCGACTTCGGGCTCTTCCTCTTCCACAACGGCGCAGAGCTTCTTCGTCGGGGCACGGGACCGTACTACTATCTCCCGAAATTGGAGCATTACCTCGAAGCCCGGTTGTGGAACGATGTCTTCCTCTACGCCGAAGGGTGCCTAGGACTCCCGAACGGTGCGATCCGGGCCACCGTTCTCATCGAGACCCTCCCCGCCGCGTTCCAGATGGACGAGATCCTGTTCGAGTTGAGGGATCACTCCGCGGGGCTCAACTGCGGCCGCTGGGACTACCTGTTCAGCTTCATCAAGCAGTACCGCGACGACGGACGCGTTCGCTTCCCCGACCGGGACCGGCTGACGATGGACACCCCGTTCCTCACCGCGTACTCTTCGCTGCTCGTTCAGACCTGTCACCGACGGGGTGCCCATGCCATGGGAGGGATGGCCGCCCAGATCCCCATCGCCCATGATCCCGAAGCGAACGCAGAGGCGATCGCGCGGGTCGTGGCCGACAAGGAGCGCGAGGTCCGCGCCGGCCACGACGGGACCTGGGTCGCGCATCCCGCCCTCGTCCCGATCGCGACCGAGATCTTCGACCGCGAGATGCCGAGCCCGAACCAGATCGGCCGAGCCGGCCCGGGCCGGCCGATCGATGCTCGCGACCTGCTCACGCTTCCGCACGGCCCGATCACCGAGGAGGGAGTCCGACGCAACACCCGAGTTTCCTTCCTCTACCTGGAATCCTGGCTTCGGGGGATCGGGTGCGTCCCGATCGACCACCTCATGGAGGACGCGGCCACCGCCGAGATCGCACGCTCCGAGCTCTGGTACTGGATCCACCACTCCGAGCGTCTCGACGGGGGTGGAGCGGTCGACGGCGCTCTGTTCCGACGCTACCTGGCGGCGGAAGTGGCGGATCTACGATCGGCTGCCCTACGGGGCGCGGACGCCTCCTCGATCTCCCGGGCCGCGGAGATCCTGGACCGTGTGGTGACCTCCCCGGAGCTGGAAGAGTTCATCACCGCGGTCGTCTATGTGGCACTCGCAGACCCACCCTAG
- a CDS encoding M1 family metallopeptidase, which produces MRIAGVDWALDVRYHEKSFAGRVAIAIEEAPDPLVVDAAQLIIESATLDGTPAPYRVDSAHGTIEFPGISAGPHRLEIAYRGAAEENSLVGMYVSPSGPGYVLTTMAFPTGARRILPSFEHPAVKTVYRLTLTVEEDARVIFNTAPQTERKIDGRRELVFEPTPPMSAYLLYLCIGPFEALTVPGDRWPVTVATSPGRSLAGRYSAERATELLAGYEEYYAMPYPLSKLDLIAVENFWAGAMENWGAISFREDALLVDPTTSVRARREILLVLAHEIAHQWFGNLVTAAWWDDFWLNESFATFVGYRMVSRLYPQEDAWSHFLLRWAVPALEQDSRSASHPVHVPVNSPEEVGENADAVTYGKGGAVLRMIEAYLGEETFRRGVSRYLAKYRYANARSEDLWAALGQVSDRPVGRIMAEWINRPGYPIVHSNWADGKLTLRQERFRADGGPSPGVWPIPLRISSSAGERVELFEEEKLTLSLGSSKGLRIDPDRAAFARIHYDSTLFDQMVDEFPSMTPVDQWGFIMDTHAFVYAELVPLDRFLDLVRAGSALSEPFPVRSLTSALSELYVPLYDVPAFVPPMRQFLRAQLDRVGLEPRSKESDSAALLREILAANLSHVDPAFARQLGARFMEFDRLPAELRGPVALAYARAEGSAAYDPLVRRLKATTSEGERVQIVHALASFTDGSLVRRALGLITTSAVTAGTAFPMLASAASNPASRRELFAWYRDEATTLSKMWTGTPLHSIFLRIGLPMLGIDQEAAVEEYFATHTPADASQAVRQGLESLHLVMRLRRSVRGRGTN; this is translated from the coding sequence ATGCGGATCGCAGGGGTCGACTGGGCGCTCGATGTCCGATACCACGAAAAGTCGTTCGCAGGAAGGGTGGCGATCGCGATCGAGGAGGCTCCGGATCCCCTCGTGGTCGACGCGGCCCAACTGATCATCGAATCTGCAACCCTCGATGGTACGCCGGCCCCCTATCGCGTGGACAGCGCCCACGGGACGATCGAGTTCCCAGGGATCTCGGCCGGACCCCATCGACTGGAGATCGCCTACCGGGGTGCCGCCGAAGAGAACTCGCTCGTGGGAATGTACGTCTCGCCCTCCGGCCCGGGATACGTGCTCACGACGATGGCGTTCCCGACCGGAGCTCGCAGAATCCTGCCCTCGTTCGAACATCCGGCGGTGAAGACCGTCTACCGACTCACCTTGACCGTCGAGGAGGACGCCCGGGTCATCTTCAACACGGCTCCCCAGACCGAGCGAAAGATCGACGGCCGACGCGAACTCGTGTTCGAGCCTACGCCCCCGATGTCGGCGTACCTGCTGTACCTCTGCATTGGCCCGTTCGAGGCGCTCACGGTCCCGGGCGACCGCTGGCCGGTTACGGTCGCCACGTCCCCGGGTCGCTCCCTCGCGGGCCGATATTCTGCCGAGCGGGCGACCGAGCTCCTCGCGGGCTACGAGGAGTATTACGCCATGCCCTACCCGCTCTCGAAGCTCGACCTGATCGCGGTGGAGAACTTCTGGGCGGGCGCGATGGAGAACTGGGGGGCGATCTCCTTCCGGGAGGATGCGCTGCTCGTCGATCCGACCACGAGCGTCCGCGCGCGTCGGGAGATCCTGCTCGTCCTCGCGCACGAGATCGCCCACCAGTGGTTCGGGAATCTCGTGACGGCCGCGTGGTGGGACGACTTTTGGCTCAACGAGAGCTTCGCGACCTTCGTCGGCTACCGCATGGTCAGCCGGCTGTATCCTCAGGAGGATGCGTGGTCGCACTTCCTCTTGCGGTGGGCCGTCCCGGCGCTCGAGCAGGACTCTCGCTCGGCGAGCCATCCCGTCCATGTACCCGTGAACTCCCCGGAGGAGGTGGGGGAGAATGCAGACGCCGTGACGTACGGGAAGGGCGGTGCCGTCCTGCGGATGATCGAGGCGTACCTGGGCGAAGAGACGTTCCGACGAGGCGTATCCCGCTACCTCGCGAAGTACCGGTATGCGAACGCCCGGTCCGAGGACCTATGGGCTGCGCTCGGCCAGGTATCCGACCGGCCGGTCGGGCGGATCATGGCGGAGTGGATCAACCGCCCGGGGTACCCCATCGTCCACTCGAACTGGGCCGACGGCAAGCTGACGCTGCGGCAGGAACGCTTCCGCGCCGACGGCGGCCCATCGCCGGGGGTCTGGCCGATCCCGTTGCGCATCTCATCGTCCGCGGGAGAGCGCGTCGAGCTCTTCGAGGAAGAGAAGCTCACCCTCTCGCTGGGATCGTCGAAGGGTCTGCGCATCGATCCCGATCGGGCGGCGTTCGCGCGCATACATTACGACTCGACCCTCTTCGATCAGATGGTGGATGAGTTTCCGTCGATGACCCCGGTCGACCAATGGGGCTTCATCATGGACACCCACGCGTTCGTCTACGCAGAGCTCGTACCGTTGGACCGGTTCTTGGATCTCGTCCGCGCGGGGAGTGCCCTGAGCGAGCCGTTCCCGGTGCGCTCGCTCACTTCTGCGCTCTCGGAGTTGTACGTTCCCCTGTACGACGTGCCCGCGTTCGTGCCACCCATGCGCCAGTTCCTTCGCGCCCAGCTCGATCGAGTCGGTCTCGAGCCCCGTTCGAAGGAGTCGGACTCCGCGGCGCTTCTGCGGGAGATCCTCGCGGCGAACCTTTCCCATGTGGATCCCGCATTCGCGCGGCAGTTGGGGGCCCGATTCATGGAGTTCGACCGACTTCCCGCCGAACTTCGTGGGCCCGTGGCATTGGCCTATGCGAGAGCGGAGGGATCGGCCGCGTACGATCCGTTGGTACGCCGCTTGAAAGCGACCACGAGCGAAGGGGAACGGGTGCAGATCGTGCACGCGCTCGCCTCGTTCACCGACGGTTCGCTCGTTCGCCGCGCGCTGGGCCTGATCACGACGTCGGCCGTCACGGCCGGCACCGCGTTTCCGATGCTGGCGAGCGCGGCGTCGAATCCGGCGAGCCGCCGCGAGTTGTTCGCGTGGTACCGAGACGAGGCGACTACGCTCTCGAAGATGTGGACCGGTACTCCGCTCCATAGCATATTCCTGAGGATCGGCCTTCCGATGCTGGGCATCGACCAGGAAGCAGCGGTGGAGGAGTACTTCGCTACCCACACGCCGGCCGACGCCAGCCAGGCCGTACGGCAGGGACTCGAATCCCTGCACCTCGTGATGCGGCTCCGACGTTCGGTTCGCGGAAGGGGGACGAACTAG